Proteins co-encoded in one Porites lutea unplaced genomic scaffold, jaPorLute2.1 SCAFFOLD_31, whole genome shotgun sequence genomic window:
- the LOC140925504 gene encoding uncharacterized protein, whose product MSVGVLALFFSSAFLFSNVIICTRETRSIQGPFRGLLRKALGRVAFEHGVGKNFQMLKTRSPKTVTETETPGGGKRVTFRRTEAIKLSEALHFIKLYPTFNRNEKQPIVFAVPIGQRLEEFKATIQQDESFSLTRTEGNRDLSNLQEQIKILSDPNMKGPLKQTIRDESSRALDSDLSSQPDFEGVLRSKDPTGTVSSNERDIAFNAAVDVLIAVAINDVELAGLNPADLVVEIARDVSSKIKQVKEKLQNEIAAAKETQLKFEVTESMLKSSTEALDEWNKLKTLDAAKPGTKIIEEETVGTGDKEHLKVTIHVTNQVLLKEILKLLQYYPEIYKSQGRKQTRFEVVIGGETRKFRLSMAPRGVNQILVHTNDDDWPGTTKRGRKGKGGLWAPDYDTMIDGVFSKFPDHEKLAKAIREAVYNRLDSQPDFSTDLKILSQPEETADAIRATVEFMVVSLVAEAAQPTDKSKNEFLTKLAQKIQEENRFPKSEDMPKLAELTEKSGRSPGMDELVMNMLKNVGTAKIEEVFSKENFPVRTQKGTQKGRDLLHRRGSEEVAVHLVRLASAKEHDERLIKDKGSEKCTRRRRKRFACSLNDKNSVTVDEGSIKISEDKVEFDVVDRRNAKEREHVELKISPKELATPKLIEDHLSNSRKAGMKEAYSKVNKGLAVHGLIFSALGALNAFQEGDNLRGAVSLAQSAHTLGGLTGLNEMVSKVGKRVLSSAAKGLAKGLNLERGLETLSSKVERFAERGVGELLGAIPGVGLAFDIYFIEQDIEQLADLNLNDPEDLKLLPLRVIDLALDVSITVLNLVGTLCPEAEVVTEPLVIVLSIIRMAIDDFYIDIMAEVEKVNWKSPWAGLEFLGALVKGFLDGAADFLTGGLRRQMEAYRKQEEYDKKLIRDLKNPDNYYKIVGEKKGSGERIDFTQGRLSSFGGYINFRLLDNNRATLEIGDVSGSHETIRKTFSVGSNLKDIVLGIGESRSFTYKHETAKLWFVIPVKSYNVICGANLHEKSVYGTYYGNSKNNTFYAVQQPKPTTKPTGKKNEECNFGKLNLNFLTGNYHYNLYGRGGNDTFYLGPEMSSVTGGSGSDLFIIQSDGGKTIIDNFAEDNMRDIIVINVDYDDIRCYQSGTDLDVTYSKSHHIRIKNWFIPGDPTYYRHVSFRSKDGVIFVPKQTLNSEAIHDVKCEAVALDLGAAKTGQTVSLLDNKYSQVKQVSGSKSSDNIAGNNVNNIIDGGPGADRLAGGKDEDTYIIRANEGCDVIDNNAEDYSTTTDIAVFDVPFEMIEVKTEGNHLSVTDRNNAQRSCFTIINWILGHRYRHMLFTSGDHVVFKVSTKEDGSVSKVPIMLDYKTFPTGICVDLSDSPSPDCIKPTGYNDVATVSDSPHNDHIVGNDQSNFLSCIGGEDYLEGGEGTDNYVVKKACRKATINNFDSRQKVDLAHVEETFVNLQLQRDDRDLKVTSSHGTPTVVLRSWFRSSDYQHLGIRTIDGITLRINSKTAQLEAYEVSKDPTECQCTHAGCDKGLITYNLDENPWKNVVRFQLKSSQCSYKIYGNKLNNYFDPGAGNGYNYQHLEGRDGSDTYVLNHGYGEFNEINNYADDSKTDNLQLGMEFDDIRVYFHGRNDVIVASNRRPSSLSVRILDYFSGGKYQHLHIISSDKVVFIIIKQYPYKKVIAVDRTIINSPQNIDPQKNSIIAAAEDLKGSLTSSNELTGSDTTREIEGGAQADVLRGGQTGTIFEGKQGNDKIYGGAGNDIIFGGDGDDIIYGGDGDDYIYGGDGGDIIDGGDGSDTLTFRGDGFRLRGVTVDLKIGFGKGVDAEGDIYNSIENVYGTIHNDFLIGSDSDNKLCGLEGEDTLAPHGGVDKLVGGEGKDSYLLYKASGLKIIDNYADDEIEDTLSLVHLNSADVCIFLVGDDLYLQADKSNLASVLYYGERLSVVIRSWNVNAKYRHLKVLFSNNVWEGFALSAIATKMETLTNSVNFIEKETNLQVVSASATDVSLSWQQTEGTLKLSETELFLVHFKQLEPKTLMKTKVDNEISLTVTSLDPTSHYVFALALTKCKATIAVSHTLITYGRERSCPAAQVPHSVVQYTPPPTASTPAHGTIASLKCDGGYNIDAQNTERKTTCLDQEWIPSLPVCKKIKQCPVLTKPSNGDVSSNGHDEGSKAYYVCHKGFLLDGPKERNCVDENWDGTIPDCQPLSCPRPPSVDYGSYLPCDYIKHTKTYGTMISPLEGYCITLKCTNLYLPSHVFNGKMHRPRWESDWEIPQGGRVCSDGKWIGYVDDICEPVARLADVIDRWNKKSGLLQLWQNNAWAVASSIPSPNILGLSCKSVGIDDPQHLTHSSSSSQISVTCSKLRLTRPKPTIYEGKVEVLANGNWEGVCVTETGTPASQTASKQICEALGFNYISAVVAISTGWTDHRLVCSP is encoded by the coding sequence ATGAGTGTTGGTGTGCTAGCTTTGTTCTTTTCATCtgctttcttgttttcaaaCGTAATCATTTGCACCAGGGAAACTCGTTCCATTCAAGGTCCATTCAGAGGGCTTCTCCGAAAGGCCCTTGGTAGAGTAGCGTTTGAACATGGTGTAGGAAAAAACTTTCAAATGTTAAAAACCCGATCACCAAAGACGGTCACAGAAACAGAAACGCCTGGAGGGGGGAAACGCGTCACCTTTAGAAGAACGGAAGCAATTAAATTGTCAGAAGCGCTTCACTTCATAAAATTGTATCCCACTTTTAACAGAAACGAAAAACAACCTATAGTATTTGCTGTGCCAATTGGACAAagacttgaagaatttaaagcCACCATTCAACAGGACGAGTCTTTTTCACTAACACGCACGGAAGGGAATAGGGATCTGTCTAATCTCcaggaacaaattaaaatactgTCTGATCCCAATATGAAGGGTCCCTTAAAACAAACGATAAGAGACGAGTCTTCGCGAGCATTAGATTCAGACTTAAGTAGTCAGCCTGATTTTGAGGGAGTATTAAGAAGTAAAGACCCAACAGGAACAGTAAGCTCAAACGAAAGGGATATCGCCTTTAATGCAGCAGTAGATGTTTTGATTGCCGTTGCCATAAACGATGTAGAATTGGCCGGATTAAATCCAGCCGATCTCGTGGTGGAGATAGCCAGAGATGtttcttcaaaaataaaacaagttaaggaaaaactacaaaacGAGATAGCCGCGGCAAAAGAAACGCAATTGAAATTTGAAGTTACTGAGAGTATGCTAAAAAGCAGTACGGAGGCTCTTGACGAGTGGAATAAATTGAAGACCCTTGACGCAGCAAAACCAGGTACAAAAATTATCGAAGAGGAAACTGTTGGTACAGGAGATAAAGAGCATTTAAAAGTGACAATCCACGTAACAAATCAGGTATTGCTCAAAGAAATATTGAAGTTGTTACAATATTATCCTGAAATATATAAAAGCCAAGGAAGAAAACAAACGAGGTTCGAAGTTGTAATTGGCGGAGAAACAAGGAAATTTCGTTTAAGTATGGCACCAAGAGGAGTAAACCAAATACTGGTACATACCAATGATGATGATTGGCCTGGTACTACTAAAAGAGGTAGAAAAGGTAAAGGTGGTCTTTGGGCTCCTGATTACGACACAATGATAGATGGCGTTTTTAGTAAATTTCCTGACCACGAAAAGCTAGCGAAAGCTATCCGTGAGGCCGTCTACAACAGACTTGACAGTCAACCCGATTTCTCAACGGATCTAAAAATTTTAAGCCAACCTGAGGAGACCGCTGACGCAATTCGAGCTACTGTAGAGTTTATGGTAGTTTCGCTGGTTGCAGAAGCGGCTCAGCCAACCGATAAGTCCAAAAACGAATTTCTAACAAAACTAGCACAAAAGATACAAGAGGAAAACCGATTCCCAAAAAGTGAAGACATGCCTAAACTAGCCGAATTAACTGAAAAATCAGGACGAAGTCCAGGAATGGACGAGCTTGTCATGAACATGCTTAAAAACGTCGGAACTGCCAAAATAGAAGAAGTGTTTAGCAAAGAAAATTTTCCCGTAAGGACTCAAAAAGGAACACAGAAAGGGCGCGACTTGCTACATAGAAGAGGAAGTGAAGAAGTTGCGGTACATCTTGTCCGCTTGGCTTCTGCTAAAGAGCACGATGAACGTCTTATCAAAGACAAAGGCTCCGAAAAGTGCACACGTCGTCGAAGAAAACGCTTTGCTTGTTCGCTAAACGATAAAAATTCTGTTACTGTTGATGAGGGGTCTATCAAAATTTCTGAAGACAAGGTTGAATTTGATGTGGTAGATCGCCGTAATGCTAAAGAACGAGAACACGTTGAGTTGAAGATCAGCCCAAAAGAATTGGCTACTCCAAAGCTGATCGAAGACCACCTATCCAATTCTCGAAAAGCTGGAATGAAAGAGGCATACTCCAAAGTAAATAAAGGTTTAGCTGTTCATGGCCTAATATTTTCTGCTCTCGGTGCCTTAAACGCGTTTCAGGAAGGTGATAACCTTCGAGGTGCTGTTAGCTTGGCCCAGTCTGCTCACACGCTTGGAGGACTTACTGGTCTCAATGAGATGGTTTCCAAAGTTGGGAAACGAGTTCTCAGTAGTGCAGCTAAGGGGTTGGCTAAAGGCTTAAACTTAGAGAGAGGCTTGGAAACGTTGTCTAGCAAGGTGGAAAGGTTCGCGGAGAGGGGAGTCGGAGAGTTGTTGGGTGCCATCCCTGGCGTGGGACTTGCATTCGATATCTACTTCATTGAACAAGACATAGAACAGTTAGCCGATTTAAATCTAAATGATCCTGAAGACCTCAAGCTATTGCCACTTCGTGTGATTGATTTAGCTCTTGACGTAAGTATCACGGTACTGAACTTAGTAGGAACATTGTGCCCTGAAGCGGAAGTCGTCACCGAACCTCTTGTGATCGTTCTCTCAATAATACGAATGGCTATTGACGACTTCTACATCGATATTATGGCCGAGGTGGAGAAAGTCAATTGGAAGAGTCCATGGGCTGGATTAGAGTTCCTTGGGGCCCTAGTCAAAGGTTTCTTGGATGGAGCTGCAGATTTTCTAACAGGTGGACTAAGAAGACAGATGGAGGCTTACAGGAAACAAGAGGAATATGACAAAAAACTCATCCGCGACTTGAAAAACCCAGACAACTATTACAAGATAGTAGGGGAAAAGAAGGGAAGTGGAGAAAGAATTGATTTTACCCAAGGGAGGCTGTCAAGTTTTGGTGGCTATATTAACTTCAGGCTCCTTGACAATAACCGTGCTACCTTAGAAATTGGAGATGTATCTGGCAGCCATGAAACAATTCGTAAGACATTTTCAGTTGGTTCAAATCTTAAAGACATCGTGCTTGGGATAGGGGAGTCGAGGAGTTTCACATACAAGCACGAGACTGCTAAGCTGTGGTTCGTTATTCCCGTTAAGTCATACAATGTCATTTGCGGAGCAAATCTACATGAGAAATCAGTTTATGGAACTTATTACGGAAACTCCAAGAATAACACCTTTTACGCCGTGCAGCAAccaaaaccaacaacaaagcCCACTGGAAAAAAGAATGAAGAGTGCAACTTTGGAAAATTAAATCTTAACTTTCTTACTGGAAATTATCATTACAATCTGTATGGGCGAGGCGGTAACGACACATTTTACCTAGGACCAGAAATGTCTAGTGTAACTGGGGGATCTGGAAGTGATCTGTTCATTATCCAGTCGGACGGGGGAAAAACAATTATAGATAATTTTGCTGAAGATAACATGCGCGACATCATTGTCATCAACGTTGACTATGATGACATCCGATGTTATCAGAGTGGAACTGATCTGGATGTCACTTATTCCAAGAGTCATCACATTCGTATCAAGAACTGGTTCATTCCTGGAGATCCGACGTACTACCGTCACGTCTCATTTCGTAGTAAGGACGGAGTCATTTTCGTCCCCAAACAAACCCTAAATAGCGAAGCTATCCATGATGTTAAATGTGAGGCGGTGGCTCTAGATTTAGGCGCCGCAAAAACGGGCCAAACGGTCTCACTTCTTGATAATAAATACAGTCAAGTCAAACAAGTGTCGGGGTCAAAAAGCTCAGATAATATTGCTGGAAATAATGTCAATAACATCATAGATGGAGGTCCCGGAGCTGATCGTTTGGCTGGAGGGAAGGATGAAGACACATACATCATCAGGGCAAACGAAGGTTGCGATGTTATTGACAATAATGCAGAGGATTACTCGACCACTACTGACATTGCGGTGTTCGACGTACCGTTTGAAATGATAGAAGTTAAAACAGAAGGTAATCATCTCTCTGTAACAGACAGAAACAATGCCCAACGCTCGTGCTTCACTATAATAAACTGGATCTTAGGACACCGTTACAGACATATGCTCTTTACCTCTGGAGATCACGTTGTCTTTAAAGTGTCCACCAAGGAAGACGGAAGTGTATCCAAAGTACCAATTATGCTGGATTACAAAACTTTCCCAACCGGTATCTGTGTCGATTTGTCGGATTCACCGAGTCCAGACTGCATTAAACCAACGGGCTACAACGACGTCGCCACAGTCTCTGATTCCCCCCACAACGACCACATAGTGGGAAATGATCAGAGCAATTTTTTGAGCTGTATTGGAGGAGAAGATTATCTTGAGGGCGGAGAAGGTACTGACAATTATGTTGTGAAAAAAGCATGTCGAAAAGCGACAATTAACAACTTTGACAGTCGCCAGAAAGTTGACTTAGCTCATGTAGAGGAAACGTTTGTAAACTTACAACTGCAGAGAGACGACAGAGATTTAAAGGTTACCTCAAGTCATGGAACACCTACTGTAGTATTACGTAGTTGGTTTCGCTCGTCTGACTACCAGCATCTTGGAATAAGAACTATCGATGGAATTACACTTAGAATAAACAGTAAGACAGCTCAACTTGAGGCATATGAGGTATCTAAGGATCCCACTGAATGTCAATGCACGCATGCAGGCTGTGACAAGGGGCTGATAACATACAATCTTGACGAAAATCCTTGGAAAAACGTGGTCCGCTTTCAATTGAAATCAAGTCAATGCAGTTACAAAATTTATGGGAACAAACTGAATAATTACTTTGACCCCGGAGCTGGAAATGGTTATAATTACCAGCATCTGGAAGGAAGGGATGGATCAGATACCTATGTGTTAAACCATGGATATGGAGAGTTCAATGAAATCAACAATTATGCAGATGACAGCAAAACAGATAACCTTCAACTTGGAATGGAATTTGATGATATTCGTGTATATTTTCACGGCCGAAACGATGTTATTGTCGCTTCAAACAGACGACCTAGCTCACTCAGCGTTCGAATTCTAGATTACTTCAGTGGTGGGAAATATCAACATCTCCATATAATATCCTCGGACAAAGTGGTCTTTATTATCATTAAACAATACCCGTACAAAAAGGTCATTGCCGTCGACCGTACAATCATTAACTCACCACAAAACATTGATCCGCAAAAGAATAGTATAATCGCAGCAGCTGAAGATTTGAAGGGATCGCTTACCTCTTCGAACGAACTGACAGGCAGTGACACAACAAGGGAAATTGAAGGTGGTGCTCAGGCCGACGTTCTACGTGGTGGACAAACAGGAACAATTTTTGAAGGAAAGCAGGGTAATGATAAGATATATGGTGGAGCTGGTAATGATATAATTTTTGGAGGGGACGGTGATGACATCATCTATGGCGGAGACGGAGATGATTACATTTATGGAGGAGATGGCGGAGATATCATTGATGGCGGCGATGGTAGTGATACCCTCACTTTCAGAGGCGATGGTTTCCGTCTCAGAGGAGTAACTGTTGATCTCAAAATTGGATTTGGAAAAGGAGTTGATGCAGAAGGAGATATCTATAACAGCATCGAAAACGTATACGGCACCATTCATAATGATTTTCTGATCGGTTCTGATTCTGATAACAAGCTTTGTGGGCTTGAAGGAGAAGACACACTGGCTCCTCATGGTGGCGTTGATAAACTGGTTGGAGGTGAAGGAAAAGATTCGTATTTACTCTATAAGGCTTCTGGGTTAAAAATCATAGACAACTACGCGGATGATGAAATTGAAGACACCCTCTCCTTGGTTCATTTAAACTCCGCCGATGTTTGCATCTTCTTAGTTGGAGATGACTTATATCTACAAGCTGATAAATCTAACTTGGCCTCAGTTCTTTATTACGGCGAACGTTTGTCAGTAGTAATAAGAAGCTGGAATGTGAATGCAAAGTATCGACACCTAAAAGTGTTATTTAGTAACAATGTGTGGGAAGGGTTCGCGTTATCTGCCATCGCCACAAAAATGGAGACACTAACAAATTCTGTGAACTTTATCGAAAAGGAAACTAACTTGCAGGTTGTTTCTGCAAGTGCTACAGACGTTAGCTTGTCATGGCAGCAAACAGAAGGCACTTTGAAGCTTTCCGAAACGGAGTTATTCCTTGTACATTTTAAGCAACTGGAACCAAAAAccttaatgaaaacaaaagtaGATAACGAAATATCATTAACTGTCACGTCTCTTGATCCAACTTCCCACTACGTCTTTGCTCTGGCATTAACAAAGTGCAAAGCCACAATCGCAGTATCCCACACGCTTATAACCTACGGTCGTGAAAGATCCTGTCCCGCAGCACAAGTACCACACTCGGTTGTTCAGTACACTCCACCCCCAACTGCATCAACTCCTGCTCACGGCACAATTGCCAGCTTGAAGTGTGATGGCGGATACAACATTGACGCACAGAACAccgaaagaaaaacaacatgCTTAGACCAAGAATGGATCCCCTCCCTTCCcgtttgtaagaaaataaaacagtgtCCTGTCCTCACAAAGCCGTCTAACGGGGACGTTTCTTCAAACGGACATGACGAAGGATCAAAAGCTTATTATGTTTGCCACAAAGGATTTCTGCTCGACGGCCCAAAGGAACGAAACTGTGTAGATGAAAACTGGGATGGGACAATTCCTGATTGTCAGCCGCTAAGTTGCCCAAGACCACCAAGTGTTGATTATGGATCGTATCTTCCCTGCGATTATATAAAGCATACAAAGACGTACGGAACAATGATCAGCCCTCTTGAAGGCTACTGCATTACGCTTAAATGTACTAACTTATATCTTCCAAGTCACGTATTTAATGGGAAGATGCACCGCCCTCGCTGGGAAAGTGACTGGGAAATACCACAAGGCGGACGAGTGTGTAGCGATGGAAAGTGGATTGGTTACGTGGACGATATTTGTGAACCAGTTGCTAGACTTGCCGATGTGATAGATCGGTGGAATAAAAAGAGTGGTTTACTTCAACTCTGGCAAAATAATGCATGGGCGGTCGCATCGTCTATCCCATCACCAAACATTCTTGGTCTTTCttgcaaaagtgtgggaatagATGATCCCCAGCATCTAACACATAGCTCAAGCAGTTCCCAGATAAGTGTAACTTGCTCTAAACTACGCCTGACACGGCCGAAGCCAACTATTTATGAAGGAAAAGTTGAAGTATTAGCTAACGGAAACTGGGAAGGAGTATGCGTGACGGAAACAGGAACACCTGCTAGCCAGACTGCAAGCAAGCAGATTTGTGAGGCACTCGGCTTTAACTATATATCCGCTGTTGTCGCCATCAGTACTGGCTGGACAGATCACAGGCTCGTCTGTTCACCGTAA